The Etheostoma spectabile isolate EspeVRDwgs_2016 chromosome 23, UIUC_Espe_1.0, whole genome shotgun sequence genome includes a window with the following:
- the dera gene encoding deoxyribose-phosphate aldolase: MSARNPGMKLDLGWISKVKVNTQAVLKRAQTIQGHKTPKKQWQAAWLLKAVTCIDLTTLAGDDTPSNVHRLCLKAIQPVPYHLLNKMDMHNQGLTTAAVCVYPSRVADAVQSLKAANSSLAVASVATGFPAGQTALETRLLEVRLAVADGATEIDIVINRTLALTGQWEAMYDEVRQFREACGDAHMKTILAVGELGTFTNVYKASLVAMMAGSDFIKTSTGKESVNATYPVAIVMVRAIRDYYLCTGHKVGFKPAGGIRTAHESLLWLILIKEELGHDWLCPHLFRLGASSLLADIERQIYHHVTGQYAAYHELPMA, encoded by the exons ATGTCTGCCAGGAACCCAGGAATGAAGCTCG ACCTGGGCTGGATATCTAAAGTGAAAGTGAACACACAGGCCGTCCTGAAGAGAGCTCAGACCATCCAGGGACACAAGACCCCCAAGAAACagtggcag GCAGCCTGGCTGCTGAAGGCTGTCACATGCATCGACCTGACAACTCTCGCTGGAGATGATACACCGTCCAACGTCCACCGGCTGTGTCTGAAAGCCATCCAGCCGGTCCCATACCACCTGCTCAACAAGATGGACATGCACAACCAAG GACTAACTACTgcagccgtgtgtgtgtatccGTCTCGGGTGGCTGATGCCGTTCAGTCACTGAAAGCAGCCAACTCCAGCCTAGCTGTGGCCTCAG TGGCCACTGGTTTCCCAGCAGGCCAGACCGCACTGGAGACCCGGCTGCTGGAAGTCCGCTTGGCGGTGGCTGACGGAGCCACGGAGATCGACATAGTCATCAACAGGACGCTGGCGCTCACGGGACAGTGGGAAG CCATGTACGACGAGGTGCGTCAGTTCCGGGAAGCCTGTGGGGACGCCCACATGAAGACCATCCTGGCCGTGGGAGAGCTGGGCACCTTCACCAATGTGTACAAGGCCAGCCTGGTAGCCATGATGGCCG GTTCGGACTTCATCAAGACATCCACAGGAAAGGAGTCTGTCAACGCCACATACCCTGTCGCCATAGTGATGGTGAGGGCAATCCGGGACTACTACCTGTGTACAGGCCATAAG gTGGGCTTTAAGCCAGCGGGGGGGATCCGCACGGCTCACGAGTCTCTACTGTGGCTCATACTGATCAAAGAGGAGCTGGGACACGATTGGCTCTGCCCGCACCTTTTCCGCCTCGGAGCCAGCAGCCTATTGGCTGACATCGAGAGGCAG ATCTACCATCATGTGACAGGACAGTATGCGGCCTATCATGAGCTGCCTATGGCCTGA